In a single window of the Chionomys nivalis chromosome 11, mChiNiv1.1, whole genome shotgun sequence genome:
- the Tusc1 gene encoding tumor suppressor candidate gene 1 protein, which produces MWRMRGGATRRGSCGGAGGGGGSRGELGREGGGGGGGGGGGGVGWRGRAGGARRQLEERFADLAASHLEAVRARDERDRQNARLREENARLRLENRRLKRENRSLFRQALRLPPGDNNTDERDVADATFGGPDEPATHRQARGGGPDDEPGSPRALRARLEKLEVMYRRALLQLRLEQQGARPPQDGGERPLRETAAGLCDQDPEPDPDGPGPWP; this is translated from the coding sequence ATGTGGCGCATGCGTGGTGGCGCCACCCGGCGCGGGAGCTGCGGCGGGGccggcggtggcggcggcagcCGGGGCGAGTTAGGCCGtgagggcggcggcggcggcggtggcggcggcggtggcggcgtgGGCTGGCGAGGCCGCGCGGGCGGTGCCCGGCGACAGCTGGAGGAGCGCTTCGCCGACCTGGCCGCCAGCCACCTGGAGGCCGTGCGCGCGCGCGACGAGCGGGACCGGCAGAACGCGCGGCTGCGCGAGGAGAACGCCCGCCTGCGCCTGGAGAACCGGCGGCTGAAGCGCGAGAACCGCAGCCTCTTTCGCCAGGCTCTGCGCCTGCCGCCCGGCGACAACAACACCGACGAGCGCGACGTCGCGGACGCCACCTTCGGAGGTCCGGACGAGCCCGCCACCCACCGCCAGGCGAGAGGCGGAGGCCCCGACGACGAGCCGGGCAGCCCCCGGGCGCTGCGGGCCCGGCTGGAGAAGCTGGAGGTCATGTACCGCCGGGCCCTGCTGCAGCTGCGCCTGGAACAGCAGGGCGCGCGCCCGCCGCAAGACGGCGGCGAGCGGCCGCTCAGAGAAACCGCCGCCGGCCTGTGCGACCAGGACCCGGAACCGGATCCGGACGGCCCCGGGCCTTGGCCGTAG